A window of Phragmites australis chromosome 15, lpPhrAust1.1, whole genome shotgun sequence genomic DNA:
aaaaacgaagaTTTACAAGGACTCTATCCATACTTCAATTTGAGGGAAATATTTCTTCTTCGCTCTATGGATAACCATTGTGAAAACATACTTAAATCTAGCGTAACAACCTTGGACTGTTGGGTCAATCCCATTGAAGATCCATCATTTCTTGCTGTCCAAATGCTCCAAGAGGAGGGAGGCTCTTGAGGACttgaagaggagggaggctcCTTTGCACCTGCAAACCTAAGGTAGCCCAACATCTTCGAGCAAAGTTGCATCTAAGAAAAAGATGAGGTAGTGTTTCCTCTCTGCAGAATACAATTTTCACATGCATATGATTGTAAATCCATACATTTCCTTCTTAGTAGCCCTCTTGTGTTTAAGCGATCCTTTAGTAAAAGCCAAAAGAAGACTTTATGCTTTGGTTGACATGATGACTTCCATAACCAAGGATATATTGGATGAATCGGATAACAACATCATTTCATTCCCATGAATTTCCCTTGCTTATATAGCTATGAAATTGAAATTAGGCTTCAAGAACAAGACGACTTATGGTAAAAGCATTTCAGGTGAGCAAACATACCTTTTTCCTCTACAATTACTTTAAATGCTTTTTTTAAACGTGAATTGTGATGGTTAGTTGAGGTGAAATGGTTACCAGTTTACGTCCTGATCTGTAGCCTATATCTCTTCACTTTCGGTTTAAGTTATTGATCATGCCAGGAACAGAGTGGAATTTTAGCATTCGTTGTTGAATGAAAATTTCATGTTTATAAATTGAGTGCCAAAAttttcatttgtagtgatatttTTCTACCGGTTGTCAAATAATAGGCATTGGCATATATCATTTGTTTGTGGGATGCTTCTTATCTGATAAAATTCCATTATTTATTGTAGTTTCattaaaaagaaaactaaaaatgCTAACACATGTTTTGTGACATCTCTATTAAACGGTATATTGGTTCTTATCTGTAAACTATTTCCTCAATAATGATTATCAATCAGCAGTATTTTAGTTTTATTTCCTCTCTTCTTATATTGTTCCATTGTTGAGCAAACTCATAAGCATTGCTAGAGTAGGTACTGTAGCTCAAGGTAGCTGTAATTTCATTTGATCAGAATCAATTCTATTATCCTCCCTAGGTATTCATTTAGAACATATTGTGTCATCTACCCTCACAAAATTAGCCTCTGTCCTTGAGTGCTCAACTACAAAGAACGCAAGTTCATGTTTACTGCTGATAACTGATCTCGATTTTCAAAGACATGTAttcattttctgatttttaaatAATGCTTAAACATCCAAATTTTGATACAATTGTATGAGAAGTTGAAAAACATCAGTGTATGATTAGATTAATATCTGCATTGCCATCATTGAAGAACTAGCGCACATCCATGCAACGGCTATCTCACTGAATTTAAATACAAACTGTTTGTGAGTATGTACTATGCAGGAAGCTATCAAacagtttttttaaaacaatagaTAGAGATTTGTTATTGATTCATTGGAGATAGAGAAAGATAATTTTGTACAGGTTCGTGTAGAAACATTGCCAGTATAGTTTTACCTTTCAATATAGCTTTACTATATAAAACTTCAATGTCTACAAACAGCATTGATCTCTGCCTTATCTTCTAATGGGAACTTAACCCATTGTACTAATCAGTGCGTGGCAAATTAATACGACTATACCCTTTCATTGAGTTCAGCTTAATTTCCTAATATAGTTTTTGTGTTGAACTTTAAGTGATAAGAGTTCAAGTTAGGAGGAGTATATCTACATTGAAAGCTTGAGCCAGCCTTTGAAGGGGCAATTCTTTTTTGCTTATAGAATCAGAATCACAAATAATTCTCAGCGCCCTGTCGGAGATGAAATCTTCTTCACAATTTGGAATACTGCGATAGTCAAGTTTGGCTGGGGCAAGAATTGCTTATCTGTGATCAAGCCACCGCCACCGGCAGCACACGACGGCTGGGTTGCCCTCATGGCGATGGAGCAAGGTTCCATGGGGCTCGCCATCATTGAGGATTCCAGCCTTTGTCTGTGGTCAAGGAAGGCGAATGCAGAGGGAGCTGAGGAATGGGAACAATGCAGGGTCATCGAGCTGGACACAATCATGGCCATGGCCAAGCCCCGTGACGGTGACGGAGCATATGTGGTAGGTTTTGCAGAGGGTGTGGATGTCATCTTCGTGATCACAGATGTTGGCTTATTTACTATCGAGCTCAAGTCAGAGCGAGTGAAGAAAGTTGACGAGCCTGGGGCCTACTATTCCGTCTTACCCTACATGAGCTTCAGCACTCCTGGTATCGTAATAGCCCTTGCTCATCTGTTGTCCTGCATTTTACAGCTTCCATGTGTTTGCTTGGCTAGTTGGTCCTGGTTTGTGAACAGTTGTAATGTAAGTAATATTTGTTATATTCAGTTATTCACATGTCGCGATTGCCAAAGACAATCTGTGTGTTATAGAAAACTGAATATATGGCATTGGAAAATGGAATCTAATTTGAATTCTGGAATTTGACGTAGTTAAGGACCTTGCATTATTGGAGTTGCTAAGTTTGCATACAAACCTGTTATTTTCTGGCATAGCTGAAGCTCACATCTCACGCTCACTCTTGTAACCCTTTTAGTTGGTTCTAGTGCATAGCTCTTCAAATTGTTAAGTGCTGAGTTGGACAGTTGGTTATgagttttgtgcatgttttctTTGCAGATCGTGGCACATTGTCGTCGATAGCGAGGCCAAGGACTCACTGATCTCTGATGTGGCGCTCAACAATAATACAGTGCAAAATGGACAAATCCATCATCTTGAGTCTGCTGCTGTTGGTTTCTTCCAGAGCTACTACTATCAAGTCGTTTATTTTCTGTTGGGCAATTTAAGTACCATGGTGCAAGTCATTATGATCAACTGTGGTTGTTCTTTTTTAATTCATCCTGATCATATCGTTGAAAAATTGTGTTTCAGTTTAATATGATGGTTTCTTATCTGTTGAGCAGTTtaattgcaagtggtgcaagcCGTATTGTTCAGGCATATTTCAGTTACTGTTTGGTTAATGCTTGGCTCAGCTACATGAAACTGAAATTATGTGGACCTTACGTTGTTTCCATTTCCTCAAAAATTAATATGATTTTCAGTGTTGGTTTCTTGTCTTCGAGAAGGTTGTCAACTTGCAGTGTAAGGCTTTTTGGACACGCAATTGGAAGGTTATGCTGTCATAAGAAGCAGCTCTTGTTTCTGCGGTCGTTTTTGAATTCAGGGCTCAAGACTATTCAATCTTCTACCTGAAAAACCGTGTGCTGTTATATGGAGCAGTCCTTGGGTAGCAGAACTAATTTCATCATTATCCGTGGAAAAGTTTGCTtcccattttcgctacagccaTTATCCCTGGAAGTTTTTTTTGgggctttttttttctattgtagAGCTGAATAGCTGATGCATTAGATAGGTTTTAAGTCATTATGAATTTTCTCAATAAATGTAGCTGAGCAGTTTAAATATGAATGGTGCAAGTTATTATGATCAATTGCTATTGTCCTGTCGAATTCATCCTGATTATATCGTCGAAAAGTGTTATTTCAGTTTAATCTTTCAGGCTTATTTCAGCTACTGTCTGGTAAATGCTTGGCTCAGCTACATGGAAGTATGGAACTAAAATTATGTTTAGTCTGTCTGGTAAATGCTTGGCTTATTTCAGTTACTGTCTGGTAAATGCTTGGCTCAACTACAACTAGGCACAACTTGATTTCTAGGAGGCGAGTTTTCACCAATAGCAATCTGGAACTTGTTGGTAACCAAGTTGCGGACCTAGAGGTTTCTCGTAACTCGGTTCGTGAGAGGTCCAGATGTGAATTTAAATTATGACTTCGAAGATTCGGTCTCCGAAGATGAGGAAGTGGATGCTGATGCAACTATTGCTTCCTCAAAAGACATCGAGGCAAAGGATGAACCGGTGCAAAGGTATTGAGGCAAATAATAGTGGTGGCATTGAAGAAGGTGAGGATAGTGCTGATAGATCACGAGGTGTTGATGATCGGAGGAAGTCATTTTCCGCGAAGGAGAGTAAATGTTGAAATACTATCCGTCTAAGTTATATTACATCCACTTTTCAATACTTATcacttttaattattttatttatttttaaatacttgTCCCATAGTTTCTAATTTTATCTCTATAAAATATCTcttatctatatttatttatagTAGATTCTAGAATATTTTAGCtagttttcaaaaatatttttatcatttcgcATTTAAAATTTATACTAAACTTAGTATATCTTGGTACACATATTTGACCAAAAGAAGGGAGTAGCAAAGGCCACTAACCAAATATGTCCGATGTCTCCTCTCATCTTAGCAGGCCATCCGTACACTATCGCGCCGGCACCCGTACACTATCGGCTCAGCTGCGATTGTATCGGCTCCCGTTTCCAGTCCAGTTCAGTTCTGTCGGCAGATTGTTACGAGGTAAAACAATCATTCCGAAACAATTGACTCGTGGTGAAGCAGGCGAATGAATCATCATCAGAGgaggaaataaaatgaaatggaAAACAGCAGAGTTTCAGGAACGGAAGGAGTGAGGAGGGTGCTCAGATTCTATGGGTGTATAGGAGTCGATCACGGGGATCTCCCATCAGGACGAGGAATGTTTTGTAATCACAGCACCCACCCCAAGCATCACCATCCTTCCTTCCTTGTCAGATTCAGGAAAAAAGCAGGGCAAAAATCCAAACTGCTGGTAGAAACAAATTTAGTAGAGGCGAACGTAACCCAAGATCCATCCGACTGCGTGCCAACGGATGAGGGCTCTAAAGCGCCACCGGGTTGCAGCATCTCGGGAACCGAGATTGAAACAGAGACCGATCGAGATCCACCGAGATAGAGCAGCGGCCAGCAATCGGGGCGGTGCTCCCCCGATTCAGCAGAGCAATCACAACCAAAGAAACAGCAAGAGAAGCACATCGCGCAGTGAAACCAAAAGGGAACAAACCAGATCGGCCCGGGACGAGAGGAAGGAACGACGGGGGGCGAGGGAGAGAGGCTGCGCCTGCGCCGATGAGGTCGGGGGCGGAGGCGAGGGGTTTATATGGTGCGCGAGGTGGGGGCACGACGAAGCGAAACCCTAGGTAGCACTAGCTGCTGGTTGAGGCCCATGGGCCTTCCTTTTGATGGACCTCGCTTTACGTAGCCAGAGGCCGAAGGCCCAATCCTATAGCATGTCATCTTTGAGTAGCCTGTCGTCCTTCCACCCAGCAATATAATTATAGAATTGTAAAATTTCTaaacgaatatatatatatatatataattttttatataaaacttaaaattaaaaaaaatagaggatgatCATGGTAGTGCAGGTGGTGTATGAACTAATGTTGGGTTGAAAAAAATCGAGCCTTCCATTCGGGCGTCCAACCCATGTATGTAGTACTTATATTGGCGTCGTAACAACCTCATGCTATTTATGGAAAACCTGATGCTTGGATAGCGTTTTGGCCTAGTCTAGCACGAATTTTTATGGCCATGGGATCAACACCATGATTCGCGCGGGGTGCTTAGTCTTCGAGTCCAGTGAGTCTCCGTCAAGCTTTGGAATAAGGTTTTAGGATTTGGGATGTAATTTTTCACTAGGGAGAGTGGTGGGCTCAGAGAGGGAAGGTATTGGCGTAAGGTGGGCCTAGCTGTGGTGGCAGGGCGAGGCGATGGTGACGTCACCGGTTGAGGTGCAAAGGATGATCGGTGGGCAGGATTGGGAGGGGGGCGATGATGTCGACGATGATGGTGACggacgaggaggtggtgggAGTGACAGTGAGACCCTACCCAACCGTGGCAAGGTAGTGGCATAGGTGAATGGTGGCGGGGGCACGGAGGTcagacaaagaaaaagatagTGGGTCGTTGGATCGGGCATAAAACTAGTGCTGAGCCGACTGACACTAGACGTACCCGCTATTGAGATGCTTAAATTCAGACGTCAATGTAAATAGCATTTTGCCCGTGCGTTGTAACGGGAGACAAAATTTTTGTACAAACTCTTGAACCATGAATCAGATATAGAACTTTCTCAAAGAACAAAGTTAGATACCAACACAAACACTGTTATGCAAAAGTAGATGATCGATCAAGCCATGTCCATAACTAAAGGTTTAAATATAATGCTCCATCTCTAAAGGAGCAACTACTATTATATATGAGGTTTTGTGAATGTTGGTTAACAAACTAAGATATGGGTACATATTTAAAGAATTGTTATCTTGACGGTTTTGTGATGATGAAGGAAAGTCATAGCGATGATGGTGCTATGTATATTGATCAATCAAGGTGATATTTTGGCTCCTGCAGCACATGAGAATAAGTCAATTGGAGATATGAACAACAAATGATTGAATATCATAGCCAGTCATCTTTAATGCTCTTTTAACAGCTAGCGCTTCATAGCCCATGTCCATTAATATTGATATAGCTTCATCTGGTACTTGAAGTTAATTTTATATGCATTTAGCAAAATACAAAAGTGGCATTGGTTAGCTGAACATGCAATATGATAAAGCACTAAGAAGCATCAACATTTGTTAactttagtaaaaaaaaaagaatcattgCAGTGAAGTTTGAACAGTTCCCCTGTTGCTGCAACCACAAATTGCACATACTCTTCGATGACACGACCGGCACAGAAAATGTCACGACAGAAGAAAATGCAAGATAACTATTGCAACAAAAACGACATGATACCTGTGATGCAAGATCATCAATAGTTAGCCGAGACCACTATTTTTGCCCCCACTCTTCTCACATTTATCAATCTATTTTGCATAAAATGTTTAGCATGCGAAAGCCTGTAGTCTAGGACtgggaaaaaataaaataattacataAAAAGCATGAAAGATAGAAAGTACTAATGGCAAATCGCTGGGCTTAACGATTGAAAAAGAGTGAAAGGGTCTTACATCAAAGTTTCCCAGCAGTCCTATGTCTAACTGAAGGTGCTTCACTCATATTTTGTGTGCTATTCTCATCAATATGATCTGAATCTTCAGAAgcatcaccatcaccatcagATTCAAACTTCGGCGAACGGGGTTCTGCAATTTCCTTTCCAGGTTTGTTGCGAGTTGCTTCATCAATGGTGGCACCTGCTCCACCTCTAAAATCACAATCTGCTGCGTCCTATCAATTGAAAATGAAGAAGCGTATATGatgcacacaaagagaacaagaAATAGAAGAAACGAATTTGGACGCAAAGAAAGCAAACATTTTAGAATTCTTTTGGAAACTCAAGTTTAAATTCTTCTGATTTTCTTCTTTTATCCCAACCCACCAGGCTTCAGAAAATACAATATGCCAAGAGACAATTTCAGAATCACTACTCTGCACATCTTGCCATTCCTGAACATGAATTGTATTGCttcgtaaaaaaaaataaagtagcAAATGCATAGCCGATGAATTTTTGTGGTGTACAACAAATTTAAGTTTGTAATTGCAGTATTAGACAATCATGTGTGTACATCTAATCGGTAAAAATGTGagctctttatttttttttacgaaGCAACGGAGGGTAAAAATGTGAGCTTTGCATAACTGCAAAATGCAACAACAATTCTACCTAACCGATGCACCTAATTGAGAGCTAATACTCACACACTCACCGGGCTCTTGAAGATGTCCTCACAGACCATGCCCTTGGCCGAGCTCATCATCTGCAACGTCAGGTATTTGTTCATGGGGTAAACGTGCGTCCTGAACAGCTCCATCCTTCCCTGCAACCACCACAAATCCGCACACCACCTACGATAATGGCCTTGAGCACCTCGTTGCTGAAGGAGGGGAGCACCTTTGTCATCATACTTGAGGCCGAGGGAGGTGAAGATGGTCGACCTTCTGTAGGTCATGGGGATATCGAAGATGAAGGGGTTCTGGAGCCACAGCATGAGGAAGGGGGGTTCCCTCGCTGACGGTCTCCGAGAGGCACCCCAGGAAGCGGTCGAAGATGACAGTGTGCTCGCTGCCATCGACAGTGTAGAGGGatggggagaggagggaggttGCGGCACCGAGCCCCGCTGCTGCCTTCGTGATGTTGGTCAGGAACGACACCACCGCGGGATTGCAGGCCATAGCATCTTGCGGCGGTGGTGAGCGGCAGGCTCAAAGTGCCGTAGACCTCAACGGATCGAGCTCATCGACATCGGCTTGAGGTCCAGAGGACGCGGGGAAGGCTGGCATGGCGATGCGGAGGGTACGCAACGGGTGCTGAGGACAACGTGGCGCACGCGGCGAGCATGGAGGATGGCATCGCGCATGGGCCTTGGCCCCGTGGATCCCCGCCGCACGCGCCCGATCCAACCGCTGATGACGCTCCACGCATGGATCCGCCGCTGGAGGATGCTCTGGCCACGTGCAGGAGGAGGTGCGAGGGGAGGGGCGGCGCGGGGGTCGAAGAGGGAGGAGcgaaggaggagagggaaagCAGTGGCACTACGGCACTggaggaggtgaagcctcctcctccgtctccGCTCGTCCAGCCACCACTCCTCGTCCACTCGTCTAGCCGGTGCATCTGACCGCCCCTAGCTCAGGGGCCATCGGATCTGGCTGCCCTCGATGCGCGTCGTgggacagagagagagggggggggcgGAGGAGGGATACGCGGTGGCATGGCTGTGCGAGGGCAGGAGGGCACGATTGCGGTGGCGCTGGGCGAGGGCAAGAGAGCGCGGGCGTGTGGATGAAGCGCACGGGCGTCCGATCGGGTGAACGAACGATAGTGCGAGCGAGAGGACGGGAAGAGGAATTTGGCAGGCTGACGGAACACGTCTTATAGCTTATAGCTTTTTTATAAGTAGGAGAGATGACATAACATTCATAGCACAGAGCAACACTGGACTACAGACATGACACGACACGACACAGCTCCTCCGCCCCGAAAGGCAAAACTCCTCAAGCCTGCTTTGCTGCCATTCCATTTCTCCGTTGTCACAACGTCATCAGCGACGATGCCACGCCGCCACcggccagcggcggcgggggcacAACCGCCGGCGCGCGTCCTCCGCCGCCGATGCTCGGCGCCGTCCGCGCGAGGCGGGCACGTGCCAGCGCGAGCAGCACGACGGCCTGCCTCTGCGCCTCTCCCAGCCGGCGCCGCAGCGCACCGGCCTCCGCGCGGAGCCTCGCGCCGTCGCACTGCACGGATAGCGCTCGGGCCGCCGCGGCGTCCGCTCTCGCCGCCAGCGCGCGCCTCTCCGCCCGGAGCGCCTCCACGGCgcgctcgagctcctccgtccgCTGCCGCCTCCGCGCGCGCGACCGACGCGCCGACTCCCGGTTCGATATCTtccgcagcagcagccgcatctgctgctcctcctcttcgccgTCAGCCTTGGCCGACACGTCCACCGGCGACGAGACACCGCCAGCACCGGACGTCGTCGTATCGAAGCCGAAGCCGACGTCCATGCCTTGCAG
This region includes:
- the LOC133892286 gene encoding uncharacterized protein LOC133892286, whose protein sequence is MACNPAVVSFLTNITKAAAGLGAATSLLSPSLYTVDGSEHTVIFDRFLGCLSETVSEGTPLPHAVAPEPLHLRYPHDLQKVDHLHLPRPQGRMELFRTHVYPMNKYLTLQMMSSAKGMVCEDIFKSPDAADCDFRGGAGATIDEATRNKPGKEIAEPRSPKFESDGDGDASEDSDHIDENSTQNMSEAPSVRHRTAGKL
- the LOC133892287 gene encoding transcription factor HBP-1a-like, whose translation is MLSLNEAMQLDFSAGLQGMDVGFGFDTTTSGAGGVSSPVDVSAKADGEEEEQQMRLLLRKISNRESARRSRARRRQRTEELERAVEALRAERRALAARADAAAARALSVQCDGARLRAEAGALRRRLGEAQRQAVVLLALARARLARTAPSIGGGGRAPAVVPPPPLAGGGVASSLMTL